The genomic interval GCGTATTGCGAGGAATACTCCGATTGAGTCGGACACCGCCCTTATCCAAAGAGCTTGCCAAGAAAGAACCCGTGCAGAATACCCATCTCAACCCTACCCGTGCTTTCATATTGAAACGTTACCGATCAGCGCAAAATATTACCGATAAAGAGGAGATTGCCAAACTGAAAGCGGTAGCTTACGATTATCTACAATTGCAAAAAGACCTAACCGAACGGGCAAGATTATACGACCTGGACCGAGGAGCAGAAGTGGTCTTTACACCCAAAGAAATGAGTCGCCGCGCCGCCGCTAGGTCAGGTCTACAGCTTCCCAAATTAGATCCCGACCTTGAGTAACGCAATGCCATTATACGCTGCCTACGTGGTCTATCCGCTTCGTTCACAACAGGAAAATAGTGATCACAACAATATCGGGATGCAATGTAGCAGCTTTAGGTAGCAATGCTTACCTTTCAAGTGCTTGAGGGAAGCAACGCAGATGACATCACGCCGCCGATTTAAATCATTCCATTTTCTCCTTTTGGCTTTTCTCGTACCGTTTGACAAGGAGGCGTTGAAGCATTCGTGGACAAAG from Phaeodactylum tricornutum CCAP 1055/1 chromosome 11, complete sequence carries:
- a CDS encoding predicted protein, giving the protein MAAQSKSSKRVLRGILRLSRTPPLSKELAKKEPVQNTHLNPTRAFILKRYRSAQNITDKEEIAKLKAVAYDYLQLQKDLTERARLYDLDRGAEVVFTPKEMSRRAAARSGLQLPKLDPDLE